A region of the Tachyglossus aculeatus isolate mTacAcu1 unplaced genomic scaffold, mTacAcu1.pri scaffold_1_arrow_ctg1, whole genome shotgun sequence genome:
ttgttaggtaggggcaATCTCTATGCGTTGCCTATTGGTCCTTccccaggggttagtacagtgctctgcacacagtaagcactcaataaatatgattgaatgaatgaatggggtaggctGGCAGAGTGTCCAGTGAGAGATTAGGGTCATTTATGGGGTGGGAGTGGAGCTGAGGTGGACTGTGGATCTGCCAGCTCTAGAAATTAATTACAGGCTCCCATGGTGGGGAGGGATAGTGAAGACCCCAACCTCTACTTCAGGGAGCTGAGTCCAGAGTCAACTTCCTGTCCTGATTGAACTCTACTTTCAGACCCTTGCCAGGAGGTGTGGGAAATGAAGACCACGGGCTGGGCCATTGGGCAGTGGGGAACCCAAGGAagcagcagagaggagagggatgtgTGCTATTGTGTGGAATGAGCTGAAGAGAGTGGtgagggaaatgggaaaagggCAGAGCCTGAAAGGACAGGATCAGAGTCCCAGAGTAGGGCCTGATTCAGATTTGCCCTTCCTAATCCGACTCAACGAGGATTCTCCTGGAGAAAGAGGGTAGATATGAAAAaatctgcctctttctccttctgccttgggAGCAGCTGTCCTTAACCTTCTGGGGACAGAAATTGGAGCTTGGCTCAGCTTAACTCAAGCCATCATGGCCATCCATGAAGGGGAGGTTGAGAAATGAAGAGTAGGGTGGCACATTATAGATCTGGGAGCTGATGCTGGAAATCACCATATGATGAAAGAGCATCCTTTGGTGAAGTATACTGCATCACATGTCTGTGGGAATTGGCTAACATTTGAACTCTCATCTCAAGGTACGTTATACCCTGAAAATGGCCCTGGTGATCTCAGCTTCTACTGTCCTGTTTCAGTATTCCCCCATCGCTCCAGTAACTGTCCTTTGGTGTTTCTGTCCGGCCTCAGTAGGATGACGTAGACCTTGGGCCCAAAGATGCAGCCCAGGAGCCCAGCACTGGAAGCCAGGATGGAGACGATCTCAACTATAACTATGCCCTTGCCCTTAGTGCTCAGGTACGTGGGCAGGAAGGAGACCCAGACACTGCAGAACACCAACATGCTGAACGTGATGAACCTGGCCTCGTTGAAACTGTCGGGTAGCCTCCTGGCCAGGAAGGCAACAATGAAACTGACTAGTGCCAGGAACCCCATGTAGCCGAGGACGCAGTAAAAGGCAATTGTGGAGCCCTCGTTGTACTGGACAATGATGAGACCAGTCTCTGATGCCATGTCCACGTCGGGGAACGGTGGGGAAGTTCCCAGCCAGATCACGCAGATGCCCACTTGAACGAGGAAGCAGATGAGGACGATGGAAGTGGATATCCTGGTGCCCAACCAAGTcctcattctgcttcctggcttggtggccctgaaggccaaGACCACAGTTATGGTCTTTGCCAACACGGAGGAAATAGCCACAGAAAAGACAATACCAAAGACTATTTGTCGCAAGGCACAGGTCACCAAGCCAGGATAGCCAATGAAGGTCAAGGAGGACAGGAAGCACAGCAACAGGGCTGTGAGGAGGAGGTAGCTGAGAGTGCAGTTATTAGCTTTCACTATGGGCGTGTCCCGGTGGGGTATAAATATCCTCAAAACGAGAGCAGTGAGGAGTGATAAACCAAGAGTTATGAACACCAGAGCCATTCCCAAAGGTTCCTCATAGGACAGGAAGGTCATTATTTTCGGGTTACACTGATCTCTTCGATAATTTGGATACTGATCCATATCTGAAAGGAATAAATGGGATTTCACGCCATGCAGGGGATGAGGTGGGTAGGTCCGGTTGTTGAATGTGAGAAGTTCATAATAGAGGTGTataggggaaaaaggaggggcaACAAGGATGatcaggtggagggaggagctTCATAAAGGAGGACAATCTGAACGATGGGTTCTGCTTAGTCTGAAGAGTCAAAGGCTGAAAGGGGAGCTGTTTGAAGTTTCCCAATTCGCAAAGAATGGACTAGATAGAACCAGAAATGTTGTTCCACAATTCAACACCAACATGGCAAGAGAGCACATAGGaggatgggtgtccaggaggacaattagcacacacacacacaacctccaAACATTCTGGTGCCTCTGTAAGAGACTGAATCCCAGGTTGGATGAACAGGGTGGCTGCTATAGGTGGCACGGGTGAAAGCTTCCGATTAGTCATCACTCcattatcaagcaatcaatcagtcaatcaatcaaagagtggtattcattgaatgcttactttgtgcaaaacactctactaagcacttgggaaagtacaattggatcACTAGACCTGGCCCCTTCCCTCAAGTAGTTTCCAGTCCagcagggaaggcagacactaaaagaaatacTGGTAAGGAGAAAGCAATACAGTTGAAAGATTTAAGTGTAACGGGGGTAGGGGAAGACGGATGGGGATTGAGAAGCCAGTGCTTAGTTGATTGTGGAAGTGTTCCACACTCTAGGCATCCCAAAGTGTCAACTCCTAAAGCCAATTGTTTTCCTATTCTCAGAAAGCTTTCCCAGAAAGCTTTGATCTGACCACCGCTCTTTCACCAGGAAGAACCGTCTCTGCAGACACCTACCTGTCTGATTGGTGATCTCTCCTTTGGAATAGGGGACACAGTCAAAGCAGCAGGCAGCTTTTCCTTCCCGAGCTGTTTTCCTGAATCCTGGCCCACAGCTCTCACAGCACAAGGAGCAAGGGATCTGATCAAGGACAGGGAAGAGGTAAAGGGACAGGGTAAAGGGAATTGGCTTTACTTTGTAAGACTCAGGGGAATGGAGGGTGAAAGGAATGTCTATGGTGATCTCAGGGCAACTCTACACTCCTTCTAAAGGGTCCTGAGATGGTCAGTTCCAATCATGGACAGACATGAGATCATTCTTTTGTCATTTTCCACAGTCCTTCGGCCTTCTGGGTCAGAATGAAAATCTTGGATCTCATTCAgtaattccccctcccagccgagTTGTAAAAGTCCTGGGATGGACTTTGAAAGTTATGAAGCTTTACCAGGTAAGAGGAGATGGAAGATACACAGTAGgcagagaacaacagaacagacccaAATCAGAGACTCTCACTTACTCATCCCTCAAAATGTCGAATTAACTGGATTCGCCTGCCTCCATTCCTGTCACTTCAGGGAAGTGGTTCATGGCTGCTCTTGTCTTTCAGGGATATCTTTGGATGGTTGTATACTTTTATCTATAAATCTCTTTGGGTAGCTTAGTTATTATCATTCTTTCTCCCTCAGTGCAGAAACAGGCTCTTATCTCAATATGGtaggtacatattcttatattttTAATTCCTCactcggtaatttattttaatgtctatctcgccCATTAGATGGTTACTTGATAATAACACCCACTCCAGATGCTAGTCACAGTAATCCCCACCCCACGAGACCCCACCTTCagctttttgaaccattttgatcccttcctcacattccttctgtctttctccatcccttcattgatccttagggacttcaatatccacataaatGTTCATGGTGACCCTTCCACTGGCCAATCTCTATCACTCCTCAGCTCCACTGACCTCGTGCTCcccccagctcacccactcaccattcattcattccctaattcattcagttgcagttatggagcacttactatatgcacaacattgtaTTTAGCacctggaggagaagcagcgtggctcaatggaacgagcgtgggctttggagtcagaggtgatgggttcaaatcccagctccactaattgtcagctgtgtgactttgggcaagtcacttcacttatctgtgcctcagttacctcatctgtaaaatggggattaagactgtgagccccccgtgggacaacctgatcactttgtaacctctccagcgtttagaacagtgctttgcacatagtaagcacttaataaatgccattattatttattattataaaatgaaacATTAAACAGATTCATCCCCTGCAcacaatgcacttacagtctagagggggagacagacattaatgaaagtaTATAAAttacattacacacacacacacacacacacacacacacatacacacacacacatatatatgtatatatatatatatatatatatatatatatatctaagtgctgtgggcctgggggttgggggtgaataaagggagcaagccaggggaatacagaagagaatgggagaagaggaaaggagagcttagttatggaagacctcttggaggagatgtaccttcaataaggttttaaacagggagagagtaatttcctgttggattggaggaggaagaggtttccaggccaaaggcaggatgtggatgagtggccggcggtgagatagatgggactgagaaacagtgagaaggttagcatcggaGGAGCAAGGTTtgctggctgagttgtagtaagaggataggggtgaggtagcagggggcaaggtgattgaagcaaatggtaaggaatttctgtttgatgtctaggtggatgggcaaccactggaggttcttgatgagtggagggacatggactgaaggtgtttgtataaaaatgatccgggcggcagagtgaaatatccaagcacctatcttatcccaccttgattactgtacgagcctccttgctgacctccctggctcctttgtctccccactccattccattcttcattctgctgtccaggtAAATTGTTATACAAAtaccttcagtccatgtttcctcacatcaagaacctccagtggttgcccatctacctgtgcatcaaacaaaattccttaccataggttttaaagcactcaatcaccttgcctgctcctattTGTTGACAGATATTGTGCCATCACGTGGACACCCTGACCTCTATCCTCTATGTTACTGAGACATAAGTATATATGCAGGCTGAGTTATGGTAATTTTCATCTTCAGATCAAGACTAACAATAGAGTGAAAAACGCAAGTGTAATGATAAAGAAAATCTGAGGCTGCAAAATCATTAACATTCAATATACAACATTCAACAAGCTAATTCTTGATTTTTTGTTATTTTCTTTCTGATGGAGTTGGTTATTTCAGTTTGTGTGCAACCATCAGTGGGAACCAAAGCCCAGGGATGCTGCCAGAGGAAAATaatttcccttctgtgtcctgaCAGTGGAATTGACTTTTACCTCCTCGATAGAATGTAAGATtcttgtggacagaaaacctgtctcttcatgcttctgtacttcccaagtacctaatgcagtgcactgcaccaagtggatccTCAATCAatcctcctccttgcctccccacagccacatcctcccactccttctcctcctcttcccactattaatactaatactttTATTTTTCTTACTCCTGCTAATCATATTACTACTACCAGGACTGCTATTAGGACTACTACTAGGACTACTACTACATTACCTGAGAAAATAGCTGGTCCCATGTTATCTGCTCTTCACTGATTTTGAAATCTTTTCCAGCTGAAGCCAGGGGGATAGATTCTCCCGCTTTGACATGGGCTCTGGTGCCATTCTGAAAGATGTGATAGTTCAAGATTTCAAATCTACTCGTCACCCTGTTGTGGTCATCCAAATCGATCTGGTCACCAGCCTTGGTGTGGAATCGAGTGTTCTTTAGGAGTGAGTTGAGCTGGAAGGAAAGATTAACATGAGTGCCTGGAGTCCAGCCCATCACCATCTGCTCACACCTCGATGTTCCCATTATAACCCGAGCTCAAGGAGCTGAAGGGACTGTACAGACCAGCTGGAGATCTTTAAAGACAAGGTAGGTGTTAACTGGTATATTCAGGAACTGATTCCAGGAAGGAGGTGGATTTTAGTATCTCTATACATCTCTGCCACCTCAGTAAATGATCCTCTGACCCAGTAATGGCCATGCCAGCCAGGACTTAAGTAAAAGACACTCAAGAGTAACTGGGTTCATATTGTCAATGGCTACAGGCTCACAGTAGCCTCCTTAGAGAGCTGGACTTCAGGGAAGGATGGAAAGATTACCTGTCATGGACGAGGAACTTGACTTGGTCCATCCCCAAGGGTTTCCATCTCCTTCCCAGCCAAGAGGTTTTGATGGAGGGCGTGAGCTATggcatacacagcactgtacacaCTGTAACTCTGAGGAGATAGATTCATGCCCCAGAAGGCCATGGGCCGGCTCTCCAAAGTACCATTTTCATTACACAGTCCTGGCACTGACATTCCTTCCTGTTCTTCTACATGTGGACAATCAAATGCCCATCCCCAGAACGACTGTATAAACACATCCTGTGGATATTTCCCAGGGTTCAGGGTCCACTCAAAATTCCTGAAACCCAAAATGTCATTCTTGTGCCCTGAAAATAACAAGGCACCTTGGAAAAAGTTGTAACTTTTGTCATAGGAATTAGTGGTAAAATCCCAATCAGAGGTGGTGACCCAAACTTTACCAAAAACAGGATCAGTATTCATATTAAGTACAAAAATCAATAAAGAGAATGTATCCCCACAGACAATAACCACATTGGCTGATTATTTAATGATTTTTGTGTAATAAGACTCAAATGGATATGTTCTTTCAGTAAAGTATTCCTGGATTCTCTTAGTGTAAGCCACACAGATTCCATTCGTAGCCACTTCCTCTGTCATGGTCTTGGTGAATGTGTCTCCATTAATGTCATTGGTGACCAGGAGGCCGATCCAGacccagtgaaaatgtttcatgaGACGGATCATTCCCAAGTGCAGATCTGGAGACATCATAGAGATTTGATAGAGAGACGGGCACTGAGCTTTATCCTTGAGAGTGGGATCCATTGGACCATAGCAGATCTACATGGAGACAGAGTGGGTTAAGAGGTGGGGTGGACCAGGGAAAAGACTGACACATATACACAGGCATACAATGATGTTCCATTTTCCAAGGACTGCCTCTCCAATTCTGATCAAAGACTGGACAAGTTCATTGCATTTACGTTCACTCCCTCAAAACAATTCCCTGATTAGGAATGTCCCATATGATTTGGGAAAGCAGAAAACGAGGTGAATCAGATAGCATCCTTTCCTTTGCGATTTCTGCCCTTAGGAATTCCCTTCGGAGGGAGTTTTGGCCTCTCTCCAAGGCAGAAACAGAACTGAACACATTTATCTTCTTCATCAGGATGACCCACTCCTCAGAGGCAGCTCCCTGGCCCTGAGACAGATGGCTTCGTAGAGCTACCTAGAGCTACACTAGAACTTCTTAGACTCCTCTTAGTTACTGTTAAGCATGCCTGTGCTTCAGAAATAGACTTCCTGGGACGTTATGCTTGGACCACGATGTCACTGTGCATGTCCAGGATTTTAGCATTCACTGGAGGCAGACGATGACGTTTCCTGAAAATCAGGCTCATTCTATAAACTAAAGACCTTAAAAGTCAGTccattctaattccagcctacCAGAAACAGAGCAGCAGCTGAGAAGAATAGGTCAGGGGAGGGCTAGGTTgtaagggagagaggagatgaagtTGGGTAGTCATAGAAGTGCTGAACTAGGCCATGACATTTAAGCCTCTGGAAGCATTCAACCTGGAAACAAGGGAAGTCTCAGCGTTtgcagggtggggatgggggagacttaGTTTGGGAAATAAGTCTTGGGGTGGACTGAGAGAAAATCCACTTCACCTAGCTGtgccctatttcccctcttcaTTTAACTTTCCACTATGGGACTTCAGATTtgggggaggagtggagagatggaggATTCTGGAGGGATTGGTACAACTAAGTGGGTAGTATGGGGGAAATGGTGTTGGGTAGAAGTAGGCATACTGGTAACTGGGGTTGTGAAGGGCAACTATGGATTATCTTCACGGCCAATCCCTGAATTCCCTCCATCCTCCAGTTTTCCACCACGGTTggtagtgataatagtagtagtaacaatatttattgagcacctatatgGAGCTAttcattgtactatgcacttgggaaatataGAATGATGAAGTGATACATGTCTTACCCTTAcgttctaatgggggaaacaaatTTGAAAGTATTTACAACCCAAGTGGTTCAAAAAATGACTAAGggcatatatacacatcagtgctGAGCTTGGTAATAAATACATTCGtaaggactatcaatcaatcaatcaatcatacttatttaccgcttactgtgtgcagagcactgtactaagcgcttgggaagtacaagttggcaacatatagagacagtccctacccaacagtgggctcacagtctagaagggggagacagagaacaaaaccaaacacactaataaaataaataaatagaatagatatgtacaagtaaaataaatagagtaataaatatgtacaaacatatatacatatatacaggtgctgtggggaagggaaggaggtaagatgggggggatggagagggggacaagggggagaggaaggaaggggctcagtctgggaaggcctcttggaggagttggctgaaaggatgatatggctcagggtaCTGGAAAAGCAATGGGGGAAGGATTGTTGAAGGACGTAGGATATTAGGATGGATTTGAATGTGagaagaactgtggtctgtctgatgtgaaggggaaggaggtccaAGTTGGGGCATGAGGGGCTGGACCACCATTGTGAACTTGTTTTACTATTTGTCCCACACTTGGGATCCCAGTTGACTGTCATCCCATAGACTCAGTTTGTAGTTTCCATGAGCTTCTCCACACTCAACTACCCACCGTCCAATTTTATTGCATCAGTAACTTCTTCTGGGAATTCACTACATTATGCCACCAAGACACCTCACTCTCATCCCATGTCCCATCCATTTCTGTCATTTTCTTGGGTTGCACAGCACCCTCTGACAGACTCAGAGTCCCTGACGATCTTTGATTTTAAACACCAGGTTTTCTTCCCTCTACTGGTCCTGCTGACCTTTCTCCTGCCActcaaattttatttatttatttatttatttatttatttatttattttatttgtacgtatttaatctattcattttattttgttaatacgttttgttttgttctctgtctcccccttctagactgttagcccactgtttggtagggaccgtctctatatgttgccaacttgtacttcccaagcacttagtacagtgctctgcacacagtaagtgctcaataaatacgattgaatgaatgaatgaacttcccatcTGCAGGATGTTAGAGTCCCATATCTGAAGCACATGGAGTGGGTATTTTCTGTTGCTGATCAGCAATCCCACAGAAATGTTGGGAGACATAtatctgtaaccttcccagtgaaaTCGAAACGAATATTCACCTagagcacatcaatcaattagaatctgtgtgacccagtggaaagagaacaggcctgagagtcagatgacctgggttcttatcttagttctgccacttgcatggtatgtgatcttgggcaagtcatttcacttctctctgcttcagttctctcatttacaaaatggagattcaatacttggtctcccttctatttagactgtgagctccatgttgtatctgatgatcttttatctagctcagagcttaatacagtccttggcacaaaataagcacttaaaaaatatcacaattattagccaTAGATTTTGAGTTCCTTAAGGGACAACATCCATACGAtgattcccagtacttagtacagtgtcctgcatacagtaagaacacAATAAATATTCTTACTACTAGTGTttatgtgcacttactgtgtgcagacctcgtACTGCGGGCTTGGGTGACTATGATAAAGTTTGACATTATTGGCGCCCTCAAAGACCTTGTAATCTAGCGGAGGAATCTGGCActaatgtaaattacagatatgtgtcaaaacagagtttgaagatatgtacataagtgttatggattAATGTCCACAGGAATCAATAGTCACTGATGCAAAAGTAGTGATGTGGCCTGTAGAATTATGAGACAGCAGCATATTTCTATGGACAGACTGACTGTCATGCACAGTTCTGCACAGGATAGACACAAATGGAAGAAATATATTCCAACCCAAAGAAATCAGAGACTCAGCTGGTACTGTACAAAGGAAGATTGAACTGATATATGGACAAGAGCCCTCACAACAAACTGAACTTTGCTCTGGTGCCCTAATGCTGTTCTGTTGCCATGGGAATAGGATTGAGTCGGGATCCCTTACCTGTGGGAACTTGTAGAGACCCAGCACCCAGGAGCTGGTTATGGATACTTCTAACGACATCCCTCCTATGACAGCTACCGGCTTGTCCTGCCGCTCCGGCTCACAGCTGTAGTTTGGGACCACTGCAGCAGTTTTTCCAGAGAGAAAAGTCATGGAACTCTCTGTGGCAATATGGTTAAGGAAGTGGATGTTGAAAAtgtggaagcccagagaaatgttgGGTAGGAGGATggggtccttgttgatctcctccacagcaaacacTAGGGCCAGGAGATGCTGGTAGTGTTTGGTGAAATACCTGCAATGGAAAGGACAGGAGAGGCAGCACAGGCCATTGGATGTTCAATTGTAGAACAGTTGTGGAATATGTGCAGAGAAGAG
Encoded here:
- the LOC119923447 gene encoding vomeronasal type-2 receptor 26-like, with amino-acid sequence MGTSRCEQMVMGWTPGTHVNLSFQLNSLLKNTRFHTKAGDQIDLDDHNRVTSRFEILNYHIFQNGTRAHVKAGESIPLASAGKDFKISEEQITWDQLFSQIPCSLCCESCGPGFRKTAREGKAACCFDCVPYSKGEITNQTDMDQYPNYRRDQCNPKIMTFLSYEEPLGMALVFITLGLSLLTALVLRIFIPHRDTPIVKANNCTLSYLLLTALLLCFLSSLTFIGYPGLVTCALRQIVFGIVFSVAISSVLAKTITVVLAFRATKPGSRMRTWLGTRISTSIVLICFLVQVGICVIWLGTSPPFPDVDMASETGLIIVQYNEGSTIAFYCVLGYMGFLALVSFIVAFLARRLPDSFNEARFITFSMLVFCSVWVSFLPTYLSTKGKGIVIVEIVSILASSAGLLGCIFGPKVYVILLRPDRNTKGQLLERWGNTETGHHAASQGIDTSSTLHHCETPECHPAFNRHGKKRIQHGSPKNLGRINDLSSHPCGFEFAVDSCLFQVLFLTFIHKL